A single window of Labeo rohita strain BAU-BD-2019 chromosome 4, IGBB_LRoh.1.0, whole genome shotgun sequence DNA harbors:
- the alg10 gene encoding dol-P-Glc:Glc(2)Man(9)GlcNAc(2)-PP-Dol alpha-1,2-glucosyltransferase, protein MEKFEVYIFTALCSVNFLISCLLFSKITREQRDPYMDEIFHVPQAQKYCEGKFNEWDPMITTLPGLYLASVGLIKPVVWLADLKGSVVCSTAMLRFINLLFNSGNLYIIYLIICRLHMKDKSRSATRRMFSALALSTFPVLYFFTFLYYTDAGSTFFTLFMYLMALYGSHKAAALLGVCAILFRQTNIIWVAFCAGTVVAQKMDDSWRTESKKRDEKSPSQVPPTINGAIRVMRFLLEFLKTPNNIKAVVLSTWPYIAVAVVFAVFIVLNDGIVVGDRSSHEACMNFPQIFYFLSFTLIFSLPTSLSYQRVVRFLQSLKKQPLIYAVLMMFSLFLVWKFTFVHKYLLADNRHFPFYIWNRIFQRHDLVRFLLVPGYVFAAWNFLDTLRSKSLFWFLAFSTCLVAATVPQKLLEFRYFILPYLLYRVHIPVPSLPRLLLEFGLYTAVNAATVYIFIYKTFQWPDSTAAQRFMW, encoded by the exons ATGGAGAAATTTGAGGTTTATATCTTCACAGCTCTGTGCAGCGTTAACTTTCTCATATCCTGCCTTTTGTTCTCTAAAATCACGCGGGAACAGAGAGATCCGTACATGGATGAGATATTCCATGTTCCTCAAGCCCAGAAGTACTGTGAGGGGAAGTTTAATGAG TGGGATCCGATGATCACCACTCTTCCCGGGTTGTATCTGGCATCAGTGGGTCTGATCAAGCCGGTGGTGTGGCTGGCGGATCTGAAGGGCAGTGTGGTCTGCTCTACTGCCATGCTGAGATTCATCAATCTGCTCTTTAATAGTGGGAATCTCTACATAATCTACCTGATCATTTGCAGACTGCACATGAAAGATAAG TCCCGTTCTGCCACTCGTCGAATGTTCTCTGCCCTTGCTCTGTCCACATTCCCAGTGCTGTACTTCTTCACGTTCCTGTATTACACTGATGCCGGCTCCACATTCTTCACCCTCTTCATGTACCTCATGGCACTGTATGGATCTCACAAAGCCGCGGCGCTTCTGGGTGTCTGTGCCATCCTCTTCCGCCAGACCAATATCATCTGGGTCGCGTTCTGTGCTGGCACCGTAGTGGCTCAAAAAATGGACGACAGCTGGCGGACTGAATCGAAGAAGCGAGACGAAAAGTCACCCTCTCAGGTCCCTCCAACCATCAATGGGGCAATAAGAGTAATGCGTTTCCTGTTGGAATTCCTCAAAACGCCCAACAATATAAAAGCCGTGGTCTTGTCAACATGGCCATATATTGCCGTAGCTGTTGTTTTTGCAGTTTTCATTGTGTTGAACGATGGAATTGTGGTTGGAGATCGTAGTAGTCACGAAGCATGTATGAACTTTCCTCAGATTTTCTATTTCCTGTCGTTTACTCTTATATTTTCTCTTCCTACCTCACTGAGTTACCAAAGGGTAGTCAGGTTTCTACAGTCTTTAAAAAAGCAGCCCTTAATTTATGCCGTACTGATGATGTTCTCCTTGTTTTTAGTCTGGAAGTTCACATTTGTTCATAAATACCTGCTTGCAGACAATAGACACTTTCCGTTTTACATATGGAATAGGATTTTCCAGAGACATGACCTTGTGCGCTTCCTGTTAGTCCCTGGATATGTGTTTGCAGCATGGAACTTTCTAGATACTTTGAGGTCCAAGTcgttgttttggtttttggcTTTCTCCACATGTCTGGTGGCGGCCACTGTTCCGCAGAAACTCTTAGAGTTCCGATATTTTATCCTTCCGTATCTGTTATATCGCGTCCACATCCCTGTGCCATCTTTACCCAGATTGCTTCTTGAGTTTGGCCTGTATACAGCAGTTAACGCAGCTACAGTTTATATATTCATCTATAAAACATTTCAGTGGCCCGACAGTACAGCTGCACAAAGATTCATGTGgtga
- the LOC127163774 gene encoding uncharacterized protein LOC127163774 isoform X1: MKEAARCPIAESPVTVITSPKSTMFHHVSRAWSAFVSRFRPLSTSTAHSSPIHTVALPNSAESKEQTKTQMTNMAISDNQLLEEENTYYSAMMKQFEMENEEENRDPKNDPLDQTCSRFQKLSIKDSLRSAEPCDEDLQNLDRNSTRVRFVINVPVEVTLEMSKNPESHCQKFLHLLKSTAFMKKDEFRYEDIAVVFGLNGKESDREAIETEFEKNINSEIVFEKFWFTWPEKNGIPFREIRERIKSSEQTRKLVRHFRESDPNVKIYFCFFDADTIDFNNVLSSYINIIIEDNYPTVMSTGYLFPEDSKFRINSERDRQVRIITAEHFPLGTYYPEPNLCVLLPDECDTLPESFTQGQKKTINMESPVLMRQVKLRRNFLAVFANKNPIITPVSEKKQYHTNPRTWAISAYAHGELKVTEGYKQEKFGEEYEKDKRVANRLYTALLMDLLESDKIALWLEQERPFEGRGAGQVFKAAKEVREYLKKVELGEPEELEHAQNRCVIF; the protein is encoded by the exons ATGAAGGAAGCTGCTCGCTGCCCCATTGCGG AGTCCCCTGTCACAGTCATCACCTCTCCAAAGTCCACCATGTTCCATCATGTTTCCAGGGCCTGGTCTGCCTTTGTCTCTAGGTTTAGGCCCTTGTCCACCTCCACTGCCCACTCCTCACCCATCCACACAGTAGCGCTTCCGAATTCGGCTGAATCCAAAGAACAGACAAAAACTCAAATG ACCAACATGGCCATATCTGACAACCAATTACTCGAAGAGGAGAACACCTATTACTCTGCTATGATGAAAcaatttgaaatggaaaatgagGAAGAAAACAGGGACCCAAAAAATGACCCACTAGACCAAACTTGCTCTAGGTTCCAAAAACTTAGCATTAAG GACTCCTTGAGATCAGCGGAACCATGTGATGAAGATCTACAAAATCTGGACAGAAATAGCACCAGGGTCAGATTTGTGATCAATGTCCCAGTGGAGGTTACACTTGAAATGAGTAAAAATCCTGAATCACATTGTCAGAAGTTTCTTCATCTTCTGAAGAGCACAGCTTTCATGAAAAAGGATGAGTTCCGTTATGAGGATATTGCTGTAGTTTTTGGTCTTAATGGAAAAGAATCAGATAGAGAAGCCATagaaactgaatttgagaagaATATTAATAGtgaaattgtttttgaaaaattttgGTTTACCTGGCCAGAAAAGAATGGCATCCCATTTCGAGAAATAAGAGAAAGAATTAAAAGCAGTGAACAAACCAGGAAATTAGTAAGACACTTTAGGGAAAGTGACCCTAATGTCAAAATCTATTTCTGCTTTTTTGATGCAGACAcaattgattttaataatgtgttgagctcttacataaatataatcataGAAGACAACTACCCAACAGTAATGTCAACTGGTTATCTGTTCCCTGAAGACAGTAAGTTTAGAATAAACAGCGAACGTGACCGACAGGTGCGTATAATAACAGCAGAGCACTTTCCTCTGGGCACTTACTACCCTGAACCCAATTTATGTGTGCTTCTACCTGATGAGTGTGATACTCTTCCTGAGAGTTTTACTCaggggcaaaaaaaaacaataaacatggAATCTCCTGTTTTGATGAGACAAGTAAAACTCCGTAGAAATTTCTTAGCTGTGTTTGCAAACAAAAACCCAATTATCACTcctgtttcagaaaaaaaacagtaccaCACCAACCCAAGGACCTGGGCAATTAGTGCTTATGCACATGGAGAGCTTAAAGTTACTGAGGGATATAAACAGGAAAAGTTTGGAGAAGAATATGAAAAAGACAAGCGTGTAGCAAATCGTTTATATACCGCTTTGTTAATGGATCTGCTAGAATCAGATAAAATAGCTCTGTGGTTAGAGCAGGAAAGACCTTTTGAGGGACGTGGTGCAGGTCAAGTATTCAAGGCAGCTAAAGAAGTTCGGGAGTATCTTAAAAAAGTAGAACTAGGAGAGCCAGAAGAGCTAGAACACGCTCAGAACagatgtgttattttttaa
- the LOC127163774 gene encoding uncharacterized protein LOC127163774 isoform X2, giving the protein MFHHVSRAWSAFVSRFRPLSTSTAHSSPIHTVALPNSAESKEQTKTQMTNMAISDNQLLEEENTYYSAMMKQFEMENEEENRDPKNDPLDQTCSRFQKLSIKDSLRSAEPCDEDLQNLDRNSTRVRFVINVPVEVTLEMSKNPESHCQKFLHLLKSTAFMKKDEFRYEDIAVVFGLNGKESDREAIETEFEKNINSEIVFEKFWFTWPEKNGIPFREIRERIKSSEQTRKLVRHFRESDPNVKIYFCFFDADTIDFNNVLSSYINIIIEDNYPTVMSTGYLFPEDSKFRINSERDRQVRIITAEHFPLGTYYPEPNLCVLLPDECDTLPESFTQGQKKTINMESPVLMRQVKLRRNFLAVFANKNPIITPVSEKKQYHTNPRTWAISAYAHGELKVTEGYKQEKFGEEYEKDKRVANRLYTALLMDLLESDKIALWLEQERPFEGRGAGQVFKAAKEVREYLKKVELGEPEELEHAQNRCVIF; this is encoded by the exons ATGTTCCATCATGTTTCCAGGGCCTGGTCTGCCTTTGTCTCTAGGTTTAGGCCCTTGTCCACCTCCACTGCCCACTCCTCACCCATCCACACAGTAGCGCTTCCGAATTCGGCTGAATCCAAAGAACAGACAAAAACTCAAATG ACCAACATGGCCATATCTGACAACCAATTACTCGAAGAGGAGAACACCTATTACTCTGCTATGATGAAAcaatttgaaatggaaaatgagGAAGAAAACAGGGACCCAAAAAATGACCCACTAGACCAAACTTGCTCTAGGTTCCAAAAACTTAGCATTAAG GACTCCTTGAGATCAGCGGAACCATGTGATGAAGATCTACAAAATCTGGACAGAAATAGCACCAGGGTCAGATTTGTGATCAATGTCCCAGTGGAGGTTACACTTGAAATGAGTAAAAATCCTGAATCACATTGTCAGAAGTTTCTTCATCTTCTGAAGAGCACAGCTTTCATGAAAAAGGATGAGTTCCGTTATGAGGATATTGCTGTAGTTTTTGGTCTTAATGGAAAAGAATCAGATAGAGAAGCCATagaaactgaatttgagaagaATATTAATAGtgaaattgtttttgaaaaattttgGTTTACCTGGCCAGAAAAGAATGGCATCCCATTTCGAGAAATAAGAGAAAGAATTAAAAGCAGTGAACAAACCAGGAAATTAGTAAGACACTTTAGGGAAAGTGACCCTAATGTCAAAATCTATTTCTGCTTTTTTGATGCAGACAcaattgattttaataatgtgttgagctcttacataaatataatcataGAAGACAACTACCCAACAGTAATGTCAACTGGTTATCTGTTCCCTGAAGACAGTAAGTTTAGAATAAACAGCGAACGTGACCGACAGGTGCGTATAATAACAGCAGAGCACTTTCCTCTGGGCACTTACTACCCTGAACCCAATTTATGTGTGCTTCTACCTGATGAGTGTGATACTCTTCCTGAGAGTTTTACTCaggggcaaaaaaaaacaataaacatggAATCTCCTGTTTTGATGAGACAAGTAAAACTCCGTAGAAATTTCTTAGCTGTGTTTGCAAACAAAAACCCAATTATCACTcctgtttcagaaaaaaaacagtaccaCACCAACCCAAGGACCTGGGCAATTAGTGCTTATGCACATGGAGAGCTTAAAGTTACTGAGGGATATAAACAGGAAAAGTTTGGAGAAGAATATGAAAAAGACAAGCGTGTAGCAAATCGTTTATATACCGCTTTGTTAATGGATCTGCTAGAATCAGATAAAATAGCTCTGTGGTTAGAGCAGGAAAGACCTTTTGAGGGACGTGGTGCAGGTCAAGTATTCAAGGCAGCTAAAGAAGTTCGGGAGTATCTTAAAAAAGTAGAACTAGGAGAGCCAGAAGAGCTAGAACACGCTCAGAACagatgtgttattttttaa